One window from the genome of Oryctolagus cuniculus chromosome 1, mOryCun1.1, whole genome shotgun sequence encodes:
- the API5 gene encoding apoptosis inhibitor 5 isoform X2 has translation MPTVEELYRNYGILADATEQVGQHKDAYQVILDGVKGGTKEKRLAAQFIPKFFKHFPELADSAINAQLDLCEDEDVSIRRQAIKELPQFATGENLPRVADILTQLLQTDDSAEFNLVNNALLSIFKMDAKGTLGGLFSQILQGEDIVRERAIKFLSTKLKTLPDEVLTKEVEELILTESKKVLEDVTGEEFVLFMKILSGLKSLQTVSGRQQLVELVAEQADLEQTFNPSDPDCVDRLLQCTRQAVPLFSKNVHSTRFVTYFCEQVLPNLSTLTTPVEGLDIQLEVLKLLAEMSSFCGDMEKLETNLRKLFDKLLEYMPLPPEEAENGENAGNEEPKLQFSYVECLLYSFHQLGRKLPDFLTAKLNAEKLKDFKIRLQYFARGLQVYIRQLRLALQGKTGDALKTEENKIKVVALKITNNINVLIKDLFHIPPSYKSTVTLSWKPVQKVEIGQKRASEDTTSGSPPKKSPAGPKRDARQIYNPPSGKYSSNLSNFNYEQRGAFRGSRGGRGWGARGNRSRGRLY, from the exons CATAAAGATGCCTATCAAGTGATACTGGATGGTGTGAAAGGTGGTACTAAGGAAAAACGATTAGCAGCTCAGTTTATCCCAAAGTTCTTTAAGCATTTTCCAGAACTGGCTGATTCTGCCATCAATGCACAGTTAGACCTCTGTGAAGATGAAGATGTATCT ATTCGACGACAAGCAATTAAAGAGCTGCCTCAGTTTGCTACTGGAGAAAATCTTCCCCGGGTGGCGGACATACTAACCCAACTTTTGCAGACAG ATGACTCTGCAGAATTTAACTTAGTGAATAATGCCCTATTAAGTATATTTAAGATGGATGCAAAAG GGACTTTAGGGGGCTTATTCAGCCAAATACTTCAAGGAGAGGACATTGTTAGAGAAAGAGCAATTAAATTCCTTTCTACAAAACTTAAGACTTTACCAGATGAAGTCTTAACaaaagaagtggaggagcttATACTAACTGAATCCAAAAAG GTCTTAGAAGATGTGACTGGTGAAGAATTTGTTCTGTTCATGAAGATATTATCTGGGTTAAAGAGCCTACAGACAGTGAGTGGAAGACAGCAACTTGTGGAGTTGGTTGCCGAGCAGGCTGATCTAGAACAGACCTTCAATCCCTCGGATCCAGACTGCGTGGACAGACTCTTACAGTGCACTCGACAGGCAGTACCCCTCTTCTCT aaaaatgttCATTCTACAAGGTTTGTGACTTACTTCTGTGAGCAAGTTCTCCCTAACCTCAGCACCCTAACTACTCCGGTGGAAGGTCTTGATATACAATTGGAG GTATTGAAATTGTTGGCGGAGATGAGTTCATTTTGTGGTGACATGGAGAAGCTAGAAACAAATTTAAGGAAGCTATTTGATAAGTTATTG GAGTACATGCCTCTCCCTCCAGAAGAAGCTGAAAACGGGGAAAATGCTGGTAATGAAGAGCCCAAGCTGCAGTTTAGTTATGTCGAGTGCTTATTGTACAGTTTTCATCAGTTGGGCAGAAAGCTTCCAGATTTCTTAACAGCCAAACTGAATGCAGAAAAGCTCAAAGATTTCAAAATCAG GCTGCAGTACTTTGCGCGAGGCCTGCAAGTTTATATCAGACAACTCCGCTTGGCTCTCCAGGGAAAAACGGGCGATGCCTTGAAAACAGAAGAG AATAAGATTAAAGTCGTGgcattaaaaataacaaacaataTCAATGTTTTAATCAAG GATCTTTTCCATATTCCACCTTCCTATAAGAGTACAGTAACATTATCCTGGAAACCTGTACAGAAGGTTGAGATTgg GCAGAAGAGAGCCAGTGAAGATACAACTTCAGGTTCACCACCCAAGAAGTCTCCAGCAGGACCAAAAAGGGATGCCAGGCAGATCTATAATCCTCCCAGTGGGAAATACAGCAGCAATTTGAGCAATTTTAATTATG AGCAGAGAGGAGCCTTCAGGGGAAGTAGAGGTGGCCGAGGTTGGGGAGCACGAGGAAATCGTAGTCGGGGAAGACTCTACTGA
- the API5 gene encoding apoptosis inhibitor 5 isoform X1 — protein MPTVEELYRNYGILADATEQVGQHKDAYQVILDGVKGGTKEKRLAAQFIPKFFKHFPELADSAINAQLDLCEDEDVSIRRQAIKELPQFATGENLPRVADILTQLLQTDDSAEFNLVNNALLSIFKMDAKGTLGGLFSQILQGEDIVRERAIKFLSTKLKTLPDEVLTKEVEELILTESKKVLEDVTGEEFVLFMKILSGLKSLQTVSGRQQLVELVAEQADLEQTFNPSDPDCVDRLLQCTRQAVPLFSKNVHSTRFVTYFCEQVLPNLSTLTTPVEGLDIQLEVLKLLAEMSSFCGDMEKLETNLRKLFDKLLEYMPLPPEEAENGENAGNEEPKLQFSYVECLLYSFHQLGRKLPDFLTAKLNAEKLKDFKIRLQYFARGLQVYIRQLRLALQGKTGDALKTEENKIKVVALKITNNINVLIKDLFHIPPSYKSTVTLSWKPVQKVEIGQKRASEDTTSGSPPKKSPAGPKRDARQIYNPPSGKYSSNLSNFNYERSLQGK, from the exons CATAAAGATGCCTATCAAGTGATACTGGATGGTGTGAAAGGTGGTACTAAGGAAAAACGATTAGCAGCTCAGTTTATCCCAAAGTTCTTTAAGCATTTTCCAGAACTGGCTGATTCTGCCATCAATGCACAGTTAGACCTCTGTGAAGATGAAGATGTATCT ATTCGACGACAAGCAATTAAAGAGCTGCCTCAGTTTGCTACTGGAGAAAATCTTCCCCGGGTGGCGGACATACTAACCCAACTTTTGCAGACAG ATGACTCTGCAGAATTTAACTTAGTGAATAATGCCCTATTAAGTATATTTAAGATGGATGCAAAAG GGACTTTAGGGGGCTTATTCAGCCAAATACTTCAAGGAGAGGACATTGTTAGAGAAAGAGCAATTAAATTCCTTTCTACAAAACTTAAGACTTTACCAGATGAAGTCTTAACaaaagaagtggaggagcttATACTAACTGAATCCAAAAAG GTCTTAGAAGATGTGACTGGTGAAGAATTTGTTCTGTTCATGAAGATATTATCTGGGTTAAAGAGCCTACAGACAGTGAGTGGAAGACAGCAACTTGTGGAGTTGGTTGCCGAGCAGGCTGATCTAGAACAGACCTTCAATCCCTCGGATCCAGACTGCGTGGACAGACTCTTACAGTGCACTCGACAGGCAGTACCCCTCTTCTCT aaaaatgttCATTCTACAAGGTTTGTGACTTACTTCTGTGAGCAAGTTCTCCCTAACCTCAGCACCCTAACTACTCCGGTGGAAGGTCTTGATATACAATTGGAG GTATTGAAATTGTTGGCGGAGATGAGTTCATTTTGTGGTGACATGGAGAAGCTAGAAACAAATTTAAGGAAGCTATTTGATAAGTTATTG GAGTACATGCCTCTCCCTCCAGAAGAAGCTGAAAACGGGGAAAATGCTGGTAATGAAGAGCCCAAGCTGCAGTTTAGTTATGTCGAGTGCTTATTGTACAGTTTTCATCAGTTGGGCAGAAAGCTTCCAGATTTCTTAACAGCCAAACTGAATGCAGAAAAGCTCAAAGATTTCAAAATCAG GCTGCAGTACTTTGCGCGAGGCCTGCAAGTTTATATCAGACAACTCCGCTTGGCTCTCCAGGGAAAAACGGGCGATGCCTTGAAAACAGAAGAG AATAAGATTAAAGTCGTGgcattaaaaataacaaacaataTCAATGTTTTAATCAAG GATCTTTTCCATATTCCACCTTCCTATAAGAGTACAGTAACATTATCCTGGAAACCTGTACAGAAGGTTGAGATTgg GCAGAAGAGAGCCAGTGAAGATACAACTTCAGGTTCACCACCCAAGAAGTCTCCAGCAGGACCAAAAAGGGATGCCAGGCAGATCTATAATCCTCCCAGTGGGAAATACAGCAGCAATTTGAGCAATTTTAATTATG AGAGGAGCCTTCAGGGGAAGTAG